Proteins co-encoded in one Vampirovibrio chlorellavorus genomic window:
- a CDS encoding ABC transporter ATP-binding protein, translating into MMTLPAETQPRQPLSEPAILTEDLVRSFGEKVAVDHLNLRIDKGEIFGFLGPNGSGKSTTIKMLCGLLAPTSGKALVSGIDVRRDPERIRSKIGYMPQKFSLYEDLTVKENIDFYAQLYGVKGSGAKRRKDEVIDLVGIGHYRSFLARQLSGGWKQRLALCCALVHQPEIIFLDEPTASMDPVARRGLWDLLFTLASNGVTLFVTTHYMDEAERCSSLGYIYNSKLIVSGGLEELKHAKAVVGEGNVRLEVLCKPLVKTFNQIKALPYVQDVTIFGQALHVVSEDAEVLARLTRDLDRADVAVQQIREIEPSLEDVFVTLTKASMAEDEIRQKDLGHKLAQTHASGFDDDEDGNDA; encoded by the coding sequence ATGATGACCCTTCCCGCCGAAACCCAGCCCCGCCAACCGTTGTCCGAACCGGCTATTCTCACTGAAGACCTGGTGCGCAGCTTTGGCGAGAAAGTGGCCGTGGATCACCTCAATCTGCGGATCGATAAGGGTGAGATTTTCGGCTTTCTGGGGCCCAACGGCTCTGGCAAGTCCACCACCATTAAAATGCTGTGCGGTCTGCTGGCACCCACCTCCGGGAAGGCCTTGGTTAGCGGCATTGATGTGCGCCGCGATCCCGAGCGGATTCGCTCCAAAATCGGCTATATGCCGCAAAAGTTCAGCCTGTACGAAGATCTGACGGTCAAAGAGAACATCGATTTCTACGCCCAGTTGTACGGGGTCAAGGGCTCCGGGGCCAAACGGCGCAAGGATGAAGTGATTGATCTGGTGGGCATCGGACATTACCGGAGCTTTCTGGCCCGGCAGTTATCGGGCGGCTGGAAGCAGCGACTGGCCTTGTGTTGCGCACTGGTACACCAGCCTGAGATTATCTTTCTGGATGAGCCCACCGCCTCCATGGACCCCGTGGCCCGACGTGGGTTGTGGGATTTATTGTTTACGCTAGCCAGCAATGGGGTCACGCTGTTTGTCACCACACACTACATGGATGAAGCCGAGCGATGCAGTAGCCTGGGCTATATTTATAACTCGAAACTGATTGTCAGCGGCGGACTGGAAGAATTGAAGCATGCCAAGGCCGTGGTTGGAGAAGGAAACGTTCGTCTGGAAGTGCTATGCAAACCACTGGTGAAGACCTTTAACCAGATCAAGGCACTTCCCTATGTGCAGGATGTGACCATTTTCGGGCAGGCCCTGCACGTGGTCAGCGAGGATGCCGAGGTGTTGGCCCGGCTGACCCGGGATCTGGACAGGGCTGATGTGGCCGTGCAGCAGATTCGAGAAATTGAACCGTCGCTGGAAGACGTGTTTGTGACCCTGACCAAGGCCAGCATGGCTGAGGACGAGATCCGCCAGAAGGATTTGGGCCACAAGCTGGCGCAGACCCATGCCAGTGGCTTTGATGACGATGAGGACGGCAACGATGCTTGA
- a CDS encoding HlyD family secretion protein, with amino-acid sequence MRKPFSFKLVLSAVLLLGLIALGVSFSGLWPSQPAFKLAGEVQAREFRNGSRFGGRVLQVLVQEGQVVQKGQPLIVFDETDLQAKIAEAKATLAQAMAQETLLAKGADTGQLRQASASVQQAEQRLRIITTGARPEEIAQAQSKVQIAESQADQAQQALDGAKSMLDEGIISRQKYEGLVASAESAQSNLNAAKAALSLMKSGGRPEEKRIARAQLSAAKAQYGQLAKGAQSEELSIASANVEKARSNVKALEAQLSELRIQAPAAGYVSVVAVAPGDLVAPGRPVITIIDYDHLWADVFMPESKLASLSVQPGQSVSVTPRSNPKTHFRGQVAIVNPKSEFIPNSGGDSSSEESTFRLKITVANKDETGKVSLYPGMKVDVSFAR; translated from the coding sequence ATGCGTAAGCCTTTCTCGTTCAAACTGGTGTTAAGCGCGGTTCTGCTTCTGGGCCTCATTGCATTGGGGGTTTCTTTTTCCGGGCTGTGGCCCTCTCAACCCGCCTTTAAACTGGCCGGTGAGGTACAGGCCCGTGAGTTCCGCAACGGCTCCCGCTTTGGTGGGCGTGTTTTACAAGTGCTGGTGCAGGAAGGGCAGGTTGTCCAGAAGGGTCAGCCATTGATTGTGTTTGATGAAACCGATTTGCAGGCCAAAATCGCGGAGGCCAAAGCGACTCTGGCTCAGGCGATGGCCCAGGAAACCCTGCTGGCCAAGGGCGCTGATACCGGGCAGCTGCGTCAGGCCAGCGCCAGCGTCCAGCAGGCGGAACAGCGCCTGAGAATTATCACCACCGGGGCCCGCCCGGAAGAGATTGCCCAGGCCCAAAGCAAGGTGCAAATCGCGGAATCGCAAGCCGATCAGGCCCAACAGGCATTGGATGGGGCCAAGTCCATGCTGGATGAGGGGATTATTTCCCGCCAGAAGTATGAAGGTCTGGTGGCCTCGGCGGAATCGGCCCAAAGCAACCTGAATGCCGCCAAGGCCGCCTTATCCCTGATGAAGTCCGGCGGACGGCCAGAGGAAAAGCGGATCGCCCGTGCCCAGTTATCAGCGGCAAAAGCCCAGTATGGGCAATTGGCCAAAGGTGCCCAGTCCGAAGAGTTGAGCATCGCCTCTGCCAATGTGGAAAAGGCCCGCAGCAACGTTAAAGCGCTGGAAGCCCAGTTGTCGGAACTGAGAATTCAAGCCCCCGCTGCCGGATACGTCAGCGTGGTGGCCGTGGCTCCCGGTGATTTGGTGGCCCCCGGTCGACCGGTGATTACCATCATCGACTATGACCACCTGTGGGCCGATGTGTTTATGCCGGAGTCCAAACTGGCCAGCCTGTCTGTTCAGCCGGGCCAGTCGGTCTCGGTGACGCCTCGCAGCAACCCCAAAACCCATTTTCGGGGCCAAGTGGCTATCGTCAACCCCAAAAGTGAGTTCATTCCCAACAGTGGGGGCGATAGCAGCAGCGAGGAATCCACATTCCGCCTGAAGATTACTGTGGCCAACAAGGATGAAACGGGTAAAGTCTCTCTCTATCCCGGCATGAAGGTGGATGTCTCCTTTGCCCGCTGA
- a CDS encoding sigma-70 family RNA polymerase sigma factor, which yields MSSSPKKVPGKVNITQFLPLVERVAKVEYRRIPSHMVDYEELVSIGAIAIQALLKNKTAEEVEKLNTSYMATATRWAIRNELRSRYKWYTLKHAKSDEEQEGAPASGEEGGTPINGATANPSQENVREAIYETILSIEGIQEGQDGDTSYDFISDGSATPEESLEIVELGRAIKRAIESLPPKDRTIMEYRFYRNMQVKDIAAMVGLSSSRITRIVQASLNQVREYLRENNHLD from the coding sequence GTGTCATCATCACCCAAAAAAGTACCCGGCAAAGTAAACATTACCCAGTTTCTCCCCCTGGTGGAGCGGGTGGCCAAGGTGGAATACCGCCGTATCCCCTCGCACATGGTGGATTACGAGGAACTGGTCAGCATTGGAGCCATTGCCATTCAGGCGTTACTGAAAAACAAAACCGCAGAAGAGGTGGAAAAACTCAACACCTCCTATATGGCCACAGCCACCCGCTGGGCCATCCGGAACGAATTGCGCTCCCGCTACAAGTGGTACACCCTGAAACACGCCAAAAGCGATGAAGAACAAGAGGGTGCCCCTGCTTCCGGCGAGGAGGGCGGTACGCCCATTAACGGGGCCACGGCCAACCCCTCTCAGGAGAACGTGCGGGAAGCCATTTACGAGACCATTCTATCCATTGAAGGCATTCAGGAAGGCCAGGACGGCGACACTTCCTACGATTTTATCAGCGATGGCTCAGCCACCCCGGAAGAGAGTCTGGAAATCGTGGAGTTGGGGCGGGCCATCAAACGGGCCATTGAAAGTTTACCTCCCAAGGACCGCACCATCATGGAGTATCGCTTTTACCGCAACATGCAGGTGAAAGATATCGCGGCCATGGTAGGCTTGTCCAGCTCCCGAATCACCCGCATCGTGCAGGCTTCGCTCAATCAGGTTCGGGAATACCTCCGGGAAAACAATCATCTGGACTGA
- a CDS encoding EscU/YscU/HrcU family type III secretion system export apparatus switch protein gives MADENKQFEASAQKLKKAKEEGQVFKSKDLSTALFLMLMFMMLFGMAPFIWKEIATLFILVFEQIPNKSIENIGWQYLTLITLKAVAFLIAPFILVAALLGIAGDFFQVGPIFATKAVSPKFDKLNPVKGFQNIFSQRTVIELVKNIIKMLVLGVMAWIVFQKYLGHMLAVGGTENIFAILGLLGEVLMQFIFYAGGAFLALGMADFLYQRWKFMQDQKMSFKEVKDEFKNTEGDPMVKHAIRQRRMQMLQQSMLEAVPTADVVTTNPIHIAVALKYNADVMEAPRVVAKGTELFAERIKKIAAENGVPVVENPVVARALFRLVEIDQEIPPDLYQAVAEILMFAWRAKGKTPPLQN, from the coding sequence AAAGCAAGGATCTGTCCACGGCGCTCTTTCTCATGCTGATGTTTATGATGCTGTTTGGCATGGCCCCTTTCATCTGGAAGGAAATCGCCACCCTGTTTATTCTGGTGTTTGAGCAAATCCCCAATAAAAGCATTGAGAACATTGGCTGGCAGTACCTGACCCTGATTACCCTGAAGGCGGTGGCCTTTTTGATTGCCCCGTTTATTCTGGTGGCCGCCCTGCTGGGCATTGCCGGAGACTTTTTTCAGGTGGGGCCTATTTTCGCCACCAAGGCGGTCAGTCCCAAATTCGATAAACTGAACCCGGTCAAGGGCTTCCAGAATATTTTTTCCCAGCGAACGGTTATCGAACTGGTGAAAAACATCATCAAGATGCTGGTGCTGGGGGTGATGGCCTGGATCGTCTTTCAAAAGTATCTGGGGCACATGTTGGCCGTGGGCGGCACGGAAAATATCTTCGCCATTCTGGGCCTGCTGGGCGAAGTGCTGATGCAGTTTATTTTTTACGCCGGTGGAGCCTTCCTGGCCCTGGGCATGGCCGATTTTTTGTATCAGCGCTGGAAGTTCATGCAGGATCAAAAAATGTCCTTCAAAGAGGTGAAGGATGAGTTTAAAAACACCGAAGGCGATCCCATGGTCAAACACGCCATCCGACAGCGCCGCATGCAAATGCTGCAGCAAAGTATGCTGGAGGCGGTTCCTACAGCTGATGTAGTTACAACCAATCCCATACACATCGCTGTCGCCTTAAAGTATAATGCTGATGTAATGGAAGCGCCCCGAGTGGTGGCCAAGGGTACTGAGTTATTCGCGGAACGCATCAAGAAAATAGCGGCCGAGAATGGCGTGCCCGTGGTGGAAAACCCGGTGGTGGCCAGAGCGTTATTTCGGTTGGTAGAGATTGATCAGGAAATCCCCCCCGATTTATACCAGGCAGTGGCTGAGATTTTAATGTTCGCCTGGCGCGCCAAAGGAAAGACGCCTCCCTTGCAGAATTAA